One stretch of Candidatus Nitrosotenuis cloacae DNA includes these proteins:
- a CDS encoding MIP/aquaporin family protein, whose translation MQNTLNLTKSQKIFVAELVGTFGLLVSATGSIVYDGSLGGVLGISFISAMHFIGIFLVIILFGKYSMAHFNPAVTIGFFIAKYITAKQIILYVSAQAIGAFLGTLFVKYVFGDYARLGLNSPNYTYPVGFFFGIEIIATIFLMGAIFLATNIKKLSPAFVSAIIAGTVSLDVFFLGSISGASMNPIRSLTPAVFTGVLNDLWIYWSAPFIGASIVGIIYKKRFAK comes from the coding sequence ATGCAAAACACTCTGAACCTAACTAAAAGTCAAAAGATCTTTGTTGCCGAGCTGGTGGGGACATTCGGCTTGCTTGTCAGCGCAACCGGCTCTATCGTATATGATGGAAGCTTGGGTGGAGTTTTGGGAATTAGTTTTATTTCTGCAATGCATTTCATTGGTATTTTCTTGGTGATAATTCTGTTTGGGAAATATTCCATGGCACACTTTAATCCTGCAGTAACAATTGGATTTTTTATTGCAAAATACATTACCGCAAAACAAATCATTCTGTATGTTTCTGCCCAAGCAATAGGTGCATTTTTGGGCACTCTATTTGTAAAATACGTCTTTGGAGATTATGCCAGACTAGGACTGAACTCTCCAAACTATACCTATCCAGTAGGATTTTTCTTTGGAATTGAGATCATTGCCACTATATTTCTAATGGGGGCCATATTTCTTGCAACCAACATAAAGAAACTATCACCGGCATTTGTTAGCGCAATTATTGCCGGAACCGTTTCTTTGGATGTTTTTTTCCTCGGTTCAATCTCGGGAGCATCAATGAATCCAATTCGATCGCTGACTCCTGCAGTTTTTACTGGGGTTTTAAACGACCTGTGGATTTACTGGAGCGCTCCGTTCATCGGTGCTTCCATAGTTGGCATAATATACAAAAAGAGATTTGCAAAATAA
- a CDS encoding DNA-3-methyladenine glycosylase I: MVKPQNRCTWAQGPEMIKYHDSEWGIPVHNDKKLFEMLILEGAQAGLSWSTILKRRKTYRAAFDNFDPKKISKYTQKDIARLLSDEGIIRNRLKIKSTVNNAKQFLLIQQEFDSFDRYIWDFVQDMPIKNNFKDMSDVPPSTILSDMISKDLKKRGFSFVGTTIVYAFMQAVGMTNDHIKNCFKH, from the coding sequence ATGGTAAAACCCCAAAATCGTTGTACTTGGGCGCAAGGCCCAGAGATGATCAAATACCATGATTCCGAATGGGGCATTCCAGTACATAATGACAAAAAACTCTTTGAGATGCTGATTTTGGAGGGTGCTCAGGCAGGCCTATCATGGTCTACAATACTAAAGCGAAGAAAAACGTACAGAGCAGCATTTGATAATTTTGATCCCAAAAAAATCTCAAAGTACACGCAAAAAGACATTGCCAGACTCTTATCAGATGAGGGAATCATACGAAACCGACTCAAAATAAAATCCACAGTAAACAATGCAAAACAATTCCTGCTAATTCAGCAAGAGTTTGATAGCTTTGATAGGTACATTTGGGATTTTGTGCAAGATATGCCAATTAAGAATAATTTCAAGGATATGTCTGATGTTCCACCATCTACTATTCTATCTGACATGATAAGCAAGGACCTCAAAAAAAGAGGCTTTAGCTTTGTTGGAACAACAATCGTCTATGCGTTCATGCAAGCAGTAGGGATGACAAACGATCACATCAAAAACTGTTTCAAACACTGA